Part of the Alteracholeplasma palmae J233 genome, ATAGAAAATGAACTTAGACAAGATGCTAATTTAAAGATTGCAGTTGACACTATCGTTAAAAAAGTAGATGCTTAATCCACATTAATATTGTTTATAAAATGTTTGAAATATGTTATAATAATAGCATAGTAAGGCTTATAAGTGGACTTTCCCACTTTTCCACACACACTAATAACTATAAAAATAAATATTATAATAAATAAAAGGAGAATCGCCATGAATTTTTCAATTAATAGAGAAGTACTTCTAACCCAATTATTAAACATTCAAAAAGGACTTCCAGTAAAAACTTCACTACCTATTTTATATGCAATTAAATTTGAAGTTTTAGAAGATCATATTTTATTAACATCAAGTAACTCAGATATCGCTATTCAAATTATGATTGATGATCCAAGTTTAAAAGTATTACAAACAGGAAAAGCTGCTATCCCTGGTAAATTCTTTATTGAAATCATGAGAAAGATAAATGCTACATATGTTGAAATGGCATTAATGGAAGATAAATTATTAGTGATAAAAGCAGATCGCTCTGAATTTAAACTAAGATTAATGGATTTTGACTATTATCCAGAAATTGATTTCTTAGACTTAGATGATCCAATCGTTATTGACAGTAACGTTATTAAAACAATTGTGAGAGAAACAAACTTCGCAACTGCTACAAATGAAAAAAGACCTATCTTAACAGGTGTTAACTTCAAATACGATGATAACCACTTATATGCAGTAGCAACCGACTCATATAGACTTAGTCAAAAAAATATTAAATTAAGAACTCATAGTAAACAATTTGATATTGTTATTCCAAATAAGAGTTTAGAAGAATTAAGTAAAATTTTAGATTCAATCAATGAAGATATTGAATTATACATTAACCCAAATAAAGTTTTGTTTAAACTTAATAAAATTTGGTTTCAAACAAGATTACTTGAAGGCAACTACCCAGATACTGTAAAAATTATTCCAACAGAATTCCCAGTATCTATTCCATTTAACAAAGAAGATCTTTTACAAGCAGTAGAAAGAGTTTCCTTATTATCACCAAGAGATAAAGAAACTAACTATAACATCATTAAACTTAACCTAAACTTAGATAAAGTAGTAGAAATCAGTTCTACAAACAATGAAGTTGGGGATGCTTTAGAAGAAATTATTCCTAATGGGGATATAAAAGGTGAATCAATTAAAATTGCATTCAGCTCTAAATACCTAGTAGAAGCATTAAAATCTCTTAATTCTCCAGAAATTACATTAAACTTTGCAGGAGATATTAAACCTTTTGTTATTAAAGGCAAACTAGATGAAGAATCACTACACCTTATTCTTCCAGTAAGAATGGACTAATGATAAAATAAGATAAGCTCAAGCAATTGAGCTTTTTGTTTTTAAATATTAAATAATACTATTTTTAAGTTATAATCGATGTAACTAAAACTATTATTGATATTAAGGGGATAGCATATGAGTGAAAAAGAAAAACAACTATTAATATTTATTATAATGATCTTAGCATCCCAACTATTTTTAAAACTATGGTCTTTTATCAGTCGTTATGTACATAAAACGAATCACAAATACTTTGAGAATAAAAATGGCTTAGAAGAATTCTATTACACTATCTATTTTATGATCATTTTAATAAGCCTTGGAGTTATATATGCTTTTGTCATAATAAACTATGAAATAAAATACTACAGCCTATTCATACTAGCACTATCGCTATTAGTAAGCTTCTTATTATATAAAAAAATTAACCCGACACTTACTAAAATTACGAGTGATGAGAATTGCTTCATACAATCAAAAAGATTTTTTGGTAATAACAAAACTAAAATACAAAACACCCACTATTTCATTAACACATTTTATCAATTTTCATTAATATTTAATACGATAGCTGCTTTAATAGTATATTTAACTTTGTAATAACCTAACAAAAACTAAGGAGAACATTTTCTAAAATGATTTCCTTTTTTATTTTTATAGACAAATACAATAATACCCTAAAATCGTTAAAATTTGCCATTTTTAAATAAAACCTAATAAGACATCGTTTTTAACAAAAAAGCCTTTAAAACGTTATTTTTATTGATATTTATGGTATAATAAACATAAGTGAGGGAATAATATGCAAGAATTTATACTACGTGGCGAATTTATAACAATCGCTCAATTTCTAAAAGTAAATGATTATATCACATCAGGTGGTCAAACAAAATTTTTTCTAGTAGAAAATGAAGTTTTACTAAACGGCATTCCTATTATCGAAAGAAAGAAAAAATTAAAAAATGGAGATGTCGTCACAGTTAACAAAAATAAGTATGTGATTACATATGATTAAAAAATTAGAATTAAAACAATTTAGAAATCATTTAACAAAAACAATTGAATTTAATAAAAATCTAGTGTATTTAGTAGGACCTAATGGATCTGGTAAAACAAGTATTTTAGAAAGTATTTATTTTGCCTCAACAACTAAATCACATAGAACAAATAATGAAAAAGAAATGATTCAAGAAAATCAACCTTTTTCTATTATAAAACTTAAAACTGTTACAAATGACTTTCAAATTGTCTTATCAGATACTGGAAAAAGAGCATTTATTAATCAAGTAGAAAAAAGAAAAATAAGTGATTATATTGGTCATTTCAAAGTTGTAATGTTTTCTCCAGAAGATCTTTCTTTAATTAAAGGAAGCCCTTCTGATAGAAGAAAATTTATGGACTTAGAATTGATGCAGCTATATCCATCTTACCTACAAACCTTAAGCCAGTATAAAAAAGTTTTAAAACAAAGAAATCTACTTTTAAAAAAAATAAAAATAGATGATGATTATACTTTTTTAAATATCTTAGGAGAACAACTCCTTGAATTAGGAGAAGTTTTAATTTCTAAAAGAAAAGCATTCCTAGAAGAACTCCAAGAAGAACTTAACAAAGCATACAAACTATTTTCTAACTATCAAACAACCATTCAATATATCCCTTATTTAACCAAAGAAAAAATGATAGAGCACTTCACTAAAAAACAAAAATATGACATCATCAACCAAACAACTATGGCAGGACCACATAAAGATGATTTTATTATTTTGTTTAATGAAAAAATAGCGAATGCATTTGCCTCACAAGGTGAACAAAGATTAATTATGATTGCCTTAAAACTTGCTTTACTAAAACTGATTCAAAAACATGAAAATAAAGAAATTGTTCTATTACTAGATGATGTCTTATCAGAACTTGATGATCAGATACAAAAAACAATCTTAGAACAATTACCTAAAAATCAACAAATTATTATTAGTAGTGCAGTAAAGATTCTAGAGAATAACAACATACAAATGATTCAACTAAATAAAGGAGCTTGATTTTATGTCTACAGAAAATAAAGAACAAAAAGCATATGATGCAGATAGTATACAAATACTTGAAGGATTAGAAGCGGTAAGAAAAAGACCTGGGATGTATATCGGATCAACAGGAGAAAGAGGACTTCACCATTTAGTATGGGAAATAGTAGATAACTCTATTGATGAAGCCTTAGCAGGATACGCAGACACAATTACAGTAGAAGTTTTAAAAGACAATATCATAAGAGTAACAGATAACGGACGTGGGATTCCAGTAGGGATTCACCATAAAACAGGAAAACCAGCAGTAGAAACAATTCTTACAACCCTTCATGCCGGTGGTAAATTTGATGGTTCATCCTATAAAGTATCAGGAGGGCTACACGGTGTAGGGGCTTCTGTTGTTAATGCTTTATCAAGCTATTTTATCGTAGAAGTTCATGTGAACGGAAAAATCCATAAACAAAGATTTGAAAAAGGATTCCCAGTAACAGGCCTAGACATAATAGGAGATACAACTCATCAAGGAACAGTTATTACATTCTTAGCTGATCCAGATGTATTTAAAGAAACAACCATTTATGATTTTGAAACTCTAAGAAGTAGAGTGCAACAACTAGCTTTCTTAAACAGAAATATTAAAATTACAATCACAGATGATAGAAAAGAAGAACCAGTTTCATTCACCTATCATTATGAAGGTGGTTTATTAGAATATATTGATTTTTTAACAGGTACTAAAACTAAAATTAACGCAAATAAGTTTTATGCTGAAAAAGAAGTTGATGGTATTACATTAGAAGTTGCCTTACAATATACAGATTCATACGCAACTAACCTATATTCATTTACAAACAACATTCCAACCCATGAAGGTGGAATGCATGAAGATGGATTTAAAATGGCTTTAAATCGTGTTTTAGCAAAATATGCTAAAGACAATAACTTACTTAAAAAAGATGAACCTTTCATAAGTGATGACACAAGAGAAGGCTTAACTGCGATTATTTCAGTTAAACACCCTGATCCACAATTTGAAGGACAAACTAAAACTAAATTAGGAAACGTTGAAGTAAGACAAATCGCTTCTCAAGTAGTTGGAGAAACATTTGAAAGATACTTATTAGAAAACCCAACAGACGCAAAAGCAATCATTGATAAATCTTTACTAGCAGCACGCGCTAGAATCGCCGCTAGAAAAGCACGTGAAGCAACGCGTCGTAAATCACCTTTAGATGCACTAGGCTTTGCATCTAAACTAGCAGATTGTAGAAGTAAAAACCCTGCTATATCTGAACTTTATATCGTCGAAGGGGACTCAGCCGGAGGATCTGCTAAGCAAGGTAGAGAATCTGAATATCAAGCTATCTTACCCTTACGTGGTAAAGTCCTAAACGTTGAAAAAGCTAGAATTGATAAAGTCTTAAGTAACAATGAAATTCTTTCTTTAATCCAAGCGATTGGAACTGGAATTGGAGAAGAATTTAACCCTGAAAAAGCACGTTATCATAAAATTGTTATCATGACCGATGCCGATGTCGATGGGGCACATATTAGAACATTATTACTTACATTCTTCTTTAGATACTTTAAACCACTAATTGACCTAGGATATATCTATTTTGCTCAACCACCTTTATATAAATTACAATTTGGTAAAAAAGTAGAATATGTTTATGATGATGAAGCACTACCAAAAGCCTTAGAACAATTAGGCGGAAAACCAAGCATGCAAAGATATAAAGGGCTAGGGGAAATGAATCCTGAACAATTATGGGAAACCACAATGGATCCTGAAACTAGAACTTTACTACAAGTAACAATGAAAGATGCGATAGAAGCAGATCAAGTCTTTAACATGTTAATGGGAGAAGAAGTTGCTCCTAGAAAAGAATTTATTCAAACAAATGCGGTATACGCAGATGTTGATATTTAAGAAGGGGTATTATTATGTCAGAAGAAATAAAAGATGATTTTGAAACAAGTAAAACAACTGAAGGACATATTAAAGAAGTAAACATTTCATCAGAAATGAGAAAATCCTTCTTAAGTTACGCAATGAGTGTTATCGTTTCACGTGCTTTACCAGATATTAGAGATGGATTAAAACCAGTTCAAAGAAGAATTCTTTATGGAATGAATGAACTAGGTGTTTACAGTAATTCAAGTTATAAAAAGTCAGCCAGAATTGTAGGGGACGTTATGGGGAAATATCACCCTCATGGTGACTCTAGTATTTATGAGGCAATGGTAAGAATGTCTCAAGATTTTAGTTATAGATATCCGCTTGTTGATGGTCATGGTAACTTTGGATCAATCGATGGTGATGGGGCAGCCGCTATGCGTTATACCGAAGCTAGAATGTCTAAAATCGCTATGGAAATGTTAAGAGATATTGATAAAAACACAATTGATTTTATTGATAACTACGATGCCAGTGAAAAAGAACCAGCTGTCCTACCAGCAAGGTACCCAAATCTTTTAGTAAACGGATCAACAGGGATTGCAGTAGGTATGGCGACAAACATCCCACCTCATGACTTAGGTGAAGTAGTTGATGGTTTATTAGCATATATTGATAATAAAGATATTACAGTAGATGAATTAATGGAATACATTAAAGGACCAGATTTTCCAACCGGAGGACAAATCCTTGGCTTAAGTGGACTAAGAGCTGCTTATAGAACGGGTAATGGTATTATCGCTATTAGAGCTAAAGCAGAAATTCAAACCCATAAAAATAAAAATAGTATTGTTGTTACTGAAATACCATATCAAGTTAATAAAACAAAACTAATTGAAAGAATCGCAGAACTAGCAAAAGATAAAATTATTGAAGGGATTACAGACCTAAGAGATGAATCAAACCGTAAAGGAATGAGAATCGTTATTGAATTAAGAAGAGATGTAAACCCTCATGTAATGTTAAATAACTTATACAAATATACACAACTTCAAGTATCATTTGGTATGAACATGATTGCCCTTGTTAAAGGTGAACCTAAAACAGTCACTCTAAAAGATATGTTAGAAGGATACTTTGAATTCCAAATGGAAGTCATTCAAAGAAGAACACAATATGAATTAGAAAAAGCAGAAGCTAGAATTCATATTATCAATGCCTTAGTAAAAGCTTTAAACGATGTTGATAGAGCAGTTGAATTAATTAAAACTTCTAAAGATGGTGAAGAAGCTAAACAAAGATTAATTGAAACATACGACTTTGATGATATCCAAGCTAAAGCTATCCTAGATATGAGATTACAAAGATTAACAAGTCTTGAAATCTTAAAAATCAAAGATGAAGCTGAAGAATTAAGAATTAAAATAGAAGGCTATAATGAAATTATTGCTTCTCATGAAAGAAAAGAAGCTATCATCAAAGAAGAAATCACAGAAATTAGAAACAAATATGATGATGGAAGAAAATCAGAAATCAACCTTTATGAAGATCTAGACATTGATAATGAAGACTTAATCCCAGTTGAAGATATCTTAATTACAGTTACTAATAATGGCTATATTAAGAGAATGTCGCTTGATAACTATAAAGCTCAAAATCGTGGTGGAGTAGGAATTACTGGTATTAAGATGCATGAAGATGACTATGTTGAACATATGGCAATGACACAAACTCATGACTATCATTTATTCTTTACTAATAAAGGTAGAGTCTATAAAATAAAAGGATACCAAATTCCAGTTGGATCAAGACAAGCTAAAGGACTACCAATCATTAACCTTTTACCATTTGAAAAAGATGAAACATTAACATCATTTACGAGCGTAAAAGACTTTGATGATCAAAACCAATTCTTATTCTTTGTCACTAAAAAAGGTATTGTTAAACGTACCCCAGTAAGTGATTATAAGAACATTAGAACAAATGGTATTATTGCCTTAACCTTAAGAGAAGATGATGAACTATTAAGCGTTAGACCAACAAACGGTAATAAAGATATTATCCTAGGTGCTTCAAACGGTAAAGCTATCAGATTCAATGAAGCAGATGTCCGTTCTATGGGACGTACCGCATCGGGGGTTAAAGGAATGGCTATAGATGAAAAAGATGATATCGTAGGAATTGCTTTAGTAGAAAATGAAGACCAAGAAGTCTTAGTAGTTACTGAAAATGGATTTGGCAAGAGAACTCATGTCAGTGAATATCGTAGCCAAAACCGTGGAGGTAAAGGAGTTAAAACCCTTAATGTTACAGAGAAAAATGGTAAACTTGCCACACTAAGAGCTGTAACAGATGATCAAGATTTAATTGTTTCATCAGATAAAGGAATTACAATTAGAACTCATATTGCACAAATAGCTGAAACTAAGCGTGCTACACAAGGTGTTAGAATTATTAAACTAAGACCTGATCATAAGGTTGCTACTATAGCGTTAGTTCCTCACCAAGATGAAGAAGAAATAGTTGATCCACAAATAGTAACACAAGAAGAAATAGAAATTAAAGATGAAAAGAAAGTAGTAGAAACAGTAACACTTTCAGCAACTTCTGAAGAAAATATAGAAGAAGAAAAAGAAGTAACACAAATAGATATTTTCGATAAAGAATAATTAATTTAAAAGGCACCCTTATTTATTTTAAATTTAAATAAATAGAGGTGCTTTTTTGTTGGGATAATAAGTAAATGAAAGTAATAAAAGATCATATGAATTAAATAATCATAATAAAACTATGTATAATCCCAACAAAGTTTAAATGATAAGCAACATTTCCCGAGATTTCCCGAGATTTCCCGAGATTTCCCGAGATTTCCCGAGATTTCCCGAGATAAAGTGTTATAATGTACATAGAAGGGATGATACAATATGACAAAATTGTTTAAGGAAGAATCAAACACTATAGAATACAAAAAAACATTACCTAATGAAACTGAAAGATGGTTAAAATCAATTGTTTCTTTTAGTAATACTTCAGGTGGAGAATTAATTATTGGTGTTGAAGACTCGACACTTAATATTTACGGAATTCATGAAGTAAGATCTGTTTTTGAACAAAAAATTATGGAAACTATCTATAATAATATTGAACCGAAACCCATTGTAGATATTGTATTTAAGAATATTGAAAATAAAGACATCGCTATTATTCAAGTTTTAAAAGGGAATGAACAGCCATATTTTATTAGAAAACAAGGGATAGAAGAGGGTTGCTATATCAGATTTGGGTCAACAGATCAAAAAGCAAGCAATAGTCAAAGAACTGAATTATTACTAAATAAAAAAAATGAAAATTATACAAATAAAATTTATGATGAACAAGGTACATTATTTAGCTTAAAAGATATCGATATCAGTGCATTCTTACTTGAAATTAACAATACGATAAAAACAAATAAAGAAATCACTATAAACAAGTTAATTGAATGGAATATAGTTAAAAAAAGTTTCGGTGAACTCTATGCAACTAATGGTTTAATGCTACTTTTAGGACAGGGATTTAATTATAGTAACATCAGAATAGGGTTCTTTTCAGGAATAACTAAATCTAAACTAATTGACGAAATAACTGTCACGGGGTCAATTATTAAACAATATAATGAAGTAATGAAAATACTCCTTGATAAGTTAAAGACACACTATAAAATAAAAACGCTTAGAGAACAACAATATAAAGTGCCTGAAGAGACGCTAAGAGAAATTATAGCTAATGCTATCATACATAGAAACTACTTAGAGCAAGAACCAATTAAGATTAGTTTATTTGATGATCGCATCGAAATATTTTCTCCAGGTAATTTTTTTGATGGTCTACAGTTAGAGGATGCTCTAAATGGAATTTCAAAATTGAGAAATCCAAATATCAGTGAAATTTTTTATCATATTGGAATTATTGAAAAATGGGGATCTGGAATTAAAAGAGCAAACGAAGCATTAGAAGAAAATTTAATGAACCAATTAGTTTTTGAAATAAGGAGTGCTCACGGTATTAATGTAATAATTAAATTTGATAAAGATAACATAAAAGCAGTTGAACATAGTGTAATAGATGAAGAAAATTATTTAGAATATAAAAAAGATTTTACACGTAAACAATTAGAACAAGAACTAGGCTTTACTACAGATCAAGCTAGGTACTTAATCGAAAAATGGCTAAGTAAAGGAAAAGTCACAAAAAGTGGTGGTGGACCTAGTACAATTTATAAAGTTAATAAGTAATATAATAACAAAATTAAGTATTATATTTATTAATATTGAAGAAAAGAATTACTCTAATTGGAGCTGTAAAGAAATGAAGTAATTCACTACTTCAAGAACTTAACAGTTCTTTTTTTCTTATATCTACCGTGAACTATGTGGATAAAATCAAAAAACATCTACTTTTAGGCGTCAAAAAAGAAGATTCTATTAAAATCTTAAGTTTATTGTAGATATCTATTCTGTTATTCTATACTTTTTATTATGATATTTTCTCAAATTATACCCAATCGCTGTTAAATAAAACTCCATTTTAACATTATGAGTTAATCTTCGTCTAAATCTTCTTACTTTAAATGCTTCTTTAATCACTCCAAAGGCACCCTCAACTTGAATTGACCTTTGAACTCTTAATTCAATTCCTAATGGTGATGTAAGATTTTTAATAACCTCTTTTTGGTATGTAAGATTTTCATCATTAATCTCTTTACGCTTACCATTTGGTAATTCATATACATCATTACCTCGATTATTTCTATACAGATACTTTAAAGTATCTCCATTAGGTGTTAAATAATCATTACCTGATTTAGTAAGGTTAAATGGAAAATATGGATCTTTCATTCTTTTTTTGTCATGCGTATCTTTAGCATACATTGCATATTTTTGATAAAGCTCCATATCGTTTAGTTTTAAATAACGATAATTCGTTAATCCACCATATCCAGCATCCGCTACTGGATATTTTGGATAGAAGTCATAACTTTTCTTAAATCCTTCTAAAAAAGGAATCAAAGTTTTATAATCACTACGTTCTTTATAGATATCTAGATGTAGGATATATTCATTTGATACACCAATTTGTATATTATACCCTGGTTTTAATTGACTATTACGCATATGATCTTCTTTCATATGCATAAAAGTCGCGTCTATATCTGTTTTAGCATATGAGTTTCTATCATTACCCATAATCTTTAAATGTCTTTCATACTCTACAAGTTTAGCTAAATATTCTAAGATATGTTCATAATCTCTTTGTAAAGTAGTTTTTCTTTGACCTTTACCATATTTAAACTCTATTAATTCCCTATCTATCTCATTAAGTAGAAAGTCTTTGATGCTATTTAAATTATCAGTGTTATATGTTTCATGTATTGGAAAGAAGATATCTGAGTCTTCATATCTTTTATTTAAGGATTCTATCTGTTTGGTTATTTTTTTATATAACTTATCTCTAAACTTTTCAATAGAACCACGCCATGTAAAACTATATTTATTAGCCACCGATTCTATTTTAGTACCATCTATATATAATTTATCTGTATCAATAGATTCTTTTTTTATTAAGTACTTACTTAGTTCATAAAAGATTTCATCTATTCCTTTAACTAAGTATTTATCCATAAAGGTTTTTATTGTTTGATGACTTGGCATTAATTCATCTGTAAGCCACATGATTCTAATATCATTTTTAGCAGCTTTTGCCATATCTCTTAAAGATTGAATCTTTTCCATTTGACAAAACATGATCAGTTTTAACATTTGAACCGGATTATAACCCATACGACCTCTTGGATCTTTTGAGCTATTTAAGTATTTTTTTATCTCCAATTTTCTAAATACTTCATCAAATGTACGAACTTCACTATCAAAAGGAATTTTTATGTCTAATTGTAGTGGTAATTTTAACTGTTTTGGGTTAAAATTATGTTGTATATTTTGTTGTGTTTGCATACTATAATTATACCAAAAAACCGCCCTAGGATTCTAGAGCGGCTTTTTTGTTTTATAGACTGTTACTTTTATTTCGTTACAGTCCCTTTATTATTATAATAAAACATGCTACTTCCTTTTAAAAATGACAATAAAAGTGTATACTAAAAAGAAAAAGAAAGAGAGATATTAGATGCAAGCCAGAACAATCCAACCCACACATCAAGAGTCAGGTCAACTAATATATGATTTTATCAAACAAAAATCATACGTAGAAGCCTATAGGTTATCTAAAAAAATAGAATCAAGTTTATCTAAACTAGATCTTATCAATTACGCTCTTTGCCTAATTAAAATGAATAAAGAACAAGAAGCTATTCTTGCCTTAGAAAAAGCATTTTTGCAAAACCAAAGACTCATGGAGACAACTCCTGAATATAACCAAGAAGAAATCAATTTATTGAAAATAGAAGATAAAGAAAAAACATACCTTCTTCCAATTAATCCAAATTTAACATACGGTAAAAAATATATAGAATATCGAATTGAAAGACTCTTATATGACTTATATAAACAAACAAATAACACATTTAAAATAAATACTATTGTCAATAAATATAAAAAATATGATTTAGAATCTTTAAGAGGTAATTAAAATGTCAGAAGAACAAAAACAAATAGAAAAGATTAAAGATTACTATGAAAAAGAAAGAAACTATCTTAATAGCCTACCTTTATACAAAGCAATCTCTAACTTAGAAATAAAAGATGAATATGATGACTTTAATTCACTTGCCCATATTGCAGTATTATTTAAAGATCTTGAAACTTTAAAATACTTAATAGAAAAAGAAGTGAATCTAAAAGAAGTCAATACTAATAATGATAATCTCTTTCACATGCTTGCTAGAAATAATAGAACAATTCAACAAGATGAAAATACATTAAAACAAATAGCTGATATACTTCTTTCTCAAAGAGTAAGTTTAATCAGAAAAAACAATTCAGGATATACCGCAGTCCATTTATCTGTGATAGAAGAAAACATCGATTTATTAACCTACTTTATAAACAATAATGTCAATCTTACTTTAACAGACAACAATAACCAGACTCTACTTCATTTAATTGTTCATACAATAAAAGAACTCAATCAAAAAAAGGAATACACAAGATTTGAATCTGATAAAAACGAAATAGATGAAAAAATTCTAAAATTAGAAAATATAACAAAAGAACTTATTTCTAAAATAGACTCAGAAATTAGAAATAAAGATGATAAACGAGCAGTAGATCTAAGTATATCTTATGCCTTAGGAAAATTAAGTCTTATTTTAAATGATGAATCATTAGAAGAAAATGATGAAACCCAACTTAAAGTAAAAACAAAATCTAAAACTATCCACCAGGCAATTAAAGATAACGATAGTGAAGCATTTTATGCTTTACTAGAATTAGGTGCTGATGTTAATGAAGTATACCAAGAATCTCCATTCTTGTATCAAACTCCATTAATGGTTGCTATGATGCAAAAAAATATTGAATTTGTTAAAGTACTTCTTGAAAATAATGCAGATCCTAACTTTAAAACAGGAGAAGAAGAAAAAACAGCTCTATTCTTCTTTATATCATATACGCAATATAAAGATACAGATCATAGAAATAAAGTCATTGAACAAATTATTGACCTATTAATCAAACATGGTCTAAATATTAATGACACAGTAGATAAAAATGGTCATACAGCAGTTAATTTATGCTATACAAGAGATTTAGCAGTTAGAACAGATACGCAATACGGAAGTTTTAAAGAACTTGTCGCAAGAACCCTTATCTCAAAAAACGCTGATATTAACATTCCAAATAATAAAGGAATTAATCCAATCATGAATCTTATAATAGATAGTTATCAATATAATGAAAACACACTATTAGATTTATTAGAAAATGAAATCAACTTAGACCAAAAAGATGAATTATCACAAAACCTTGTCATTAAAGCAGCTCAAAATAGAAATGAATCAGTTATGTTACAGTATTTAAACTTTATTGAACAATTTGGTCAACTTAAAACAACAGAAACAGATATTTATCAAAAAATAGCGTTTGATTACGCCACAGAAAATAACTACCAACAACTAGCAACATGGCTTATAGAAAGGATGTAACAATGGAAAACAATATATTAATTACTGCATGTAAAAACAATCAAAAAGGTGTTGCCTTAGCACTCATTAAAAAAGGAGGCTTTGATTTAAATAAAAAAGATCAACTAGGTAATACTGCCTTATTCTACGCAACTCTTAAAAATGCTAAAGACGTTGTTAAATTACTATTAGAACAAGGTGCAGACGCAAGCCTAGCGAATAACCAAAGTGAAGAACCTATTCACGCAGCTTCACAATCAGGAAACAAGGAAATCATCGACTTACTTTTACAAAATGGTGCTCAAGTAAACACAACAGACA contains:
- a CDS encoding transposase; the encoded protein is MQTQQNIQHNFNPKQLKLPLQLDIKIPFDSEVRTFDEVFRKLEIKKYLNSSKDPRGRMGYNPVQMLKLIMFCQMEKIQSLRDMAKAAKNDIRIMWLTDELMPSHQTIKTFMDKYLVKGIDEIFYELSKYLIKKESIDTDKLYIDGTKIESVANKYSFTWRGSIEKFRDKLYKKITKQIESLNKRYEDSDIFFPIHETYNTDNLNSIKDFLLNEIDRELIEFKYGKGQRKTTLQRDYEHILEYLAKLVEYERHLKIMGNDRNSYAKTDIDATFMHMKEDHMRNSQLKPGYNIQIGVSNEYILHLDIYKERSDYKTLIPFLEGFKKSYDFYPKYPVADAGYGGLTNYRYLKLNDMELYQKYAMYAKDTHDKKRMKDPYFPFNLTKSGNDYLTPNGDTLKYLYRNNRGNDVYELPNGKRKEINDENLTYQKEVIKNLTSPLGIELRVQRSIQVEGAFGVIKEAFKVRRFRRRLTHNVKMEFYLTAIGYNLRKYHNKKYRITE
- the gyrA gene encoding DNA gyrase subunit A, coding for MSEEIKDDFETSKTTEGHIKEVNISSEMRKSFLSYAMSVIVSRALPDIRDGLKPVQRRILYGMNELGVYSNSSYKKSARIVGDVMGKYHPHGDSSIYEAMVRMSQDFSYRYPLVDGHGNFGSIDGDGAAAMRYTEARMSKIAMEMLRDIDKNTIDFIDNYDASEKEPAVLPARYPNLLVNGSTGIAVGMATNIPPHDLGEVVDGLLAYIDNKDITVDELMEYIKGPDFPTGGQILGLSGLRAAYRTGNGIIAIRAKAEIQTHKNKNSIVVTEIPYQVNKTKLIERIAELAKDKIIEGITDLRDESNRKGMRIVIELRRDVNPHVMLNNLYKYTQLQVSFGMNMIALVKGEPKTVTLKDMLEGYFEFQMEVIQRRTQYELEKAEARIHIINALVKALNDVDRAVELIKTSKDGEEAKQRLIETYDFDDIQAKAILDMRLQRLTSLEILKIKDEAEELRIKIEGYNEIIASHERKEAIIKEEITEIRNKYDDGRKSEINLYEDLDIDNEDLIPVEDILITVTNNGYIKRMSLDNYKAQNRGGVGITGIKMHEDDYVEHMAMTQTHDYHLFFTNKGRVYKIKGYQIPVGSRQAKGLPIINLLPFEKDETLTSFTSVKDFDDQNQFLFFVTKKGIVKRTPVSDYKNIRTNGIIALTLREDDELLSVRPTNGNKDIILGASNGKAIRFNEADVRSMGRTASGVKGMAIDEKDDIVGIALVENEDQEVLVVTENGFGKRTHVSEYRSQNRGGKGVKTLNVTEKNGKLATLRAVTDDQDLIVSSDKGITIRTHIAQIAETKRATQGVRIIKLRPDHKVATIALVPHQDEEEIVDPQIVTQEEIEIKDEKKVVETVTLSATSEENIEEEKEVTQIDIFDKE
- a CDS encoding RNA-binding domain-containing protein, producing MTKLFKEESNTIEYKKTLPNETERWLKSIVSFSNTSGGELIIGVEDSTLNIYGIHEVRSVFEQKIMETIYNNIEPKPIVDIVFKNIENKDIAIIQVLKGNEQPYFIRKQGIEEGCYIRFGSTDQKASNSQRTELLLNKKNENYTNKIYDEQGTLFSLKDIDISAFLLEINNTIKTNKEITINKLIEWNIVKKSFGELYATNGLMLLLGQGFNYSNIRIGFFSGITKSKLIDEITVTGSIIKQYNEVMKILLDKLKTHYKIKTLREQQYKVPEETLREIIANAIIHRNYLEQEPIKISLFDDRIEIFSPGNFFDGLQLEDALNGISKLRNPNISEIFYHIGIIEKWGSGIKRANEALEENLMNQLVFEIRSAHGINVIIKFDKDNIKAVEHSVIDEENYLEYKKDFTRKQLEQELGFTTDQARYLIEKWLSKGKVTKSGGGPSTIYKVNK